From a region of the Patescibacteria group bacterium genome:
- a CDS encoding DNA translocase FtsK 4TM domain-containing protein, producing the protein MVIRRSRRRSTRRRSYAATPVRRSRSSIFKKIFSSASKTSLKLEVDSRIARDIWAIIYFVLGVLTYLSLGGGIGQFGQWWVMSFRGLFGIGINFVPIIFFVVSGALVASKTIQFNFTRIFGIVLLVATSLGIVHLSTLPNEMLSAAPEYGGIVGFVMSVFLRATFADIGAKIILFALFLISILLAFGVSFRDIFSFVRNLIYGQEAAKPVENGNLKVRDFQKEAEEKSSKRLEKAEDSESKKDSKTAEFRINRPGAVKLAAEFKPEKSKISDAEWTPPSLDLLDEAAKSASVDEVLLRRQAEVIRQKLSQFGIEVEMFDVNVGPTVMQYTLKPSEGVKLSKIVGLKHDLALALAAKSLRIEAPIPGKSLVGIEIPNDKRTLVRLKELLLSDQFSKIKSNLRVVLGRDVSGNARIADLADMPHLLVAGATGSGKSVGINTFLLSLIYQNSPNDLRLILVDPKRVELVPYNGIPHLLTPVINDPEKTISALKWAVGEMTRRYIELSKAKVRNIKEYNATKPPEKMPYIVIVIDELADLMMVAQKEVEGAIMRLAQMARAVGIHLILATQRPSVNVITGVIKANIPTRLSFAVTSGVDSKTILDGVGAEDLLGQGDMLFIPPGESKPVRIQGAFISTDEVRKVTNAIKLNLDEEPEYNDEITDSQKNAGVVLPGVKNSSADQKPGGSDEDIIRQAARVVVETGRASASLLQRRLSLGYARAARMIDLLEERGFVGPADGAKPRAIYVTAEKLDEMEAGASDPEAAAKAEVSRQLDEMDRGRGER; encoded by the coding sequence TTGGTTATTCGCCGCTCTCGCCGCCGTTCAACTCGTCGTCGCTCGTATGCTGCGACACCAGTCCGCCGTTCGCGCTCTTCCATTTTCAAAAAAATCTTTTCCTCCGCTTCCAAAACTTCACTCAAGCTCGAAGTTGATTCGCGCATCGCGCGCGACATTTGGGCGATAATTTATTTCGTACTTGGCGTTCTCACTTATCTCTCGCTCGGTGGCGGCATCGGTCAATTCGGGCAGTGGTGGGTCATGAGTTTTCGGGGACTTTTTGGGATTGGAATCAATTTCGTGCCAATCATTTTTTTCGTAGTCAGTGGCGCACTCGTCGCTTCGAAGACAATCCAATTTAATTTCACCCGCATCTTCGGCATCGTGCTGCTCGTCGCGACGAGTCTCGGCATCGTCCATCTCTCGACTTTGCCGAATGAAATGCTTTCGGCTGCGCCGGAATACGGCGGAATTGTCGGCTTCGTCATGTCAGTTTTTTTGCGCGCGACTTTCGCGGACATCGGCGCCAAGATCATTCTCTTCGCTTTATTTTTAATCTCCATTCTGCTCGCTTTTGGTGTCTCTTTCCGTGATATTTTTTCGTTCGTCCGTAATTTAATTTACGGTCAGGAGGCGGCAAAACCAGTCGAAAATGGTAATTTGAAAGTGCGCGATTTCCAGAAAGAAGCGGAGGAGAAATCATCTAAAAGACTTGAAAAAGCTGAAGATTCAGAATCCAAAAAAGATTCCAAAACGGCGGAGTTTCGCATCAATCGTCCGGGCGCGGTCAAGCTGGCGGCTGAATTCAAGCCGGAAAAGTCCAAAATTTCCGACGCAGAGTGGACGCCGCCGTCACTCGACTTGCTCGACGAAGCGGCGAAATCAGCTTCAGTCGATGAGGTTTTGCTGCGGCGTCAGGCGGAGGTCATTCGCCAAAAATTATCGCAGTTTGGCATCGAGGTCGAAATGTTTGATGTGAATGTCGGACCGACCGTGATGCAGTACACCTTGAAGCCGTCCGAAGGAGTCAAGCTTTCCAAGATTGTGGGATTGAAACACGATTTGGCTTTGGCTTTGGCTGCCAAAAGTCTGCGTATCGAGGCGCCGATTCCCGGCAAAAGTTTAGTCGGCATCGAGATTCCAAATGACAAACGCACTTTGGTGCGCCTCAAAGAACTTTTGCTGTCCGATCAATTTTCCAAAATCAAATCGAATCTGCGTGTCGTGCTCGGGCGCGATGTTTCGGGCAACGCGCGCATTGCCGATCTCGCCGACATGCCGCATCTGCTCGTCGCTGGTGCGACCGGCTCCGGTAAATCCGTCGGAATCAATACTTTCCTGCTTTCACTGATTTACCAAAATTCGCCGAATGATTTGCGTCTGATTCTCGTCGATCCGAAACGCGTTGAATTGGTTCCATATAACGGCATTCCGCATTTGCTGACGCCGGTAATTAATGATCCAGAGAAAACAATCTCCGCGCTCAAGTGGGCGGTCGGCGAAATGACGCGTCGTTACATCGAACTCTCCAAAGCGAAAGTCCGTAACATCAAAGAATACAACGCGACGAAACCACCGGAAAAAATGCCGTACATCGTAATTGTGATTGATGAGTTGGCGGACCTCATGATGGTCGCGCAGAAGGAAGTCGAGGGCGCAATCATGCGACTCGCGCAAATGGCGCGTGCCGTCGGCATCCATCTCATTCTCGCGACACAACGACCGTCGGTGAATGTCATCACCGGTGTCATCAAGGCGAATATCCCAACGCGACTTTCTTTCGCCGTCACTTCCGGCGTGGACTCCAAGACAATTCTCGATGGAGTTGGTGCGGAGGATTTGCTCGGACAGGGTGACATGCTTTTCATCCCGCCGGGAGAGTCGAAGCCGGTGCGTATTCAGGGGGCTTTCATCTCGACCGACGAAGTGCGCAAAGTGACGAACGCCATCAAGCTCAATCTCGACGAAGAGCCGGAATACAATGACGAGATTACCGATTCACAAAAAAATGCCGGTGTCGTTTTGCCGGGCGTCAAAAATTCTTCAGCTGATCAGAAGCCGGGCGGCAGCGATGAAGACATCATTCGCCAGGCGGCGCGTGTCGTCGTCGAGACTGGTCGCGCTTCAGCCTCACTTTTGCAACGCCGGCTTTCACTCGGTTATGCGCGCGCAGCGCGCATGATTGATTTACTCGAGGAACGCGGATTCGTCGGACC
- a CDS encoding type IV secretion system DNA-binding domain-containing protein, with amino-acid sequence MGFFIRFIARFWEVFVIAGVALFEFARGWLTWERIQGWWNWYVSAPGWWNHTITIFVFVTTAWFIWDIVKYSVRLAYQLQWARGLVCLKVTQPRQETHKDREEATEKDFREKIGVMEQLYRALHEISEMNLGNIIRSAIFGTDLVSFEFFYEKDKINFYVITNKYYAGVVEKQITSFYPDAYVEPMKELPEPAPKKSHAKCFFFYQKMPSWRPFKTYKVVENDPLNSLTNVLSKLRTEDRASVQLVIRPRKGSHLIGGWQKSARKALNRELLKKKKSIGIPGLGWLVSLIKVFVLGNDAAISELGTNQPGASGGDPFTVRDQATDESLKQAGEKIAQPAFDTLIRIVGASDSEAAAEQITNGLATAFGMYKNEYLNWLQNRRMIFLDFLNDGWMLFNFRKRLPAQGVWPITEKECLLVPTELASIFHFPTSRYNFTPLIEWLKYKILPPPVNLPKKEDAPLLIGLNKYRGETKEVRIKPDDRTRHFYMIGKSGSGKSALISYMARQDIANGDGVGVVDPHGDLIEDILKYIPKERAKDVIIFNPADLERPMGLNLLEAKTAEEKDFASLSAMQIFIKLFGSEIFGPRIQHYFRNGCLTLMDDEEEGATLIDLPRLFTDDEFSQYKISKIKNPVVRSFWDREMAKTGAREKEEMIPYFSAKFGPFITNTMMRNIIGQKHSAFDFRKVMDEKKIILVNLSKGAVGDINAQLLGLIIVNKLQMAAMSRVDVPEEERPNFWLYVDEFQNFATDAFATILSEARKYHLGLIIAHQYIGQLTHQSGPEGGSREDPTIRDAVFGNVGTMMNFKIGAADAEYMAKEYAPLLSDQDVINIANYSAYIKLNIDNTTSRPFSMSTVWDETGKNEKVAGLIKEYSRLKYGRKREFVDQEISARIGIDLEAQLANVKDKAFAKLPDELEQPPLAGAPVEAIDKQKVAAMEQALIAKTAREKTTNGDGDKNNLTK; translated from the coding sequence ATGGGTTTCTTCATCCGCTTTATCGCGCGCTTCTGGGAAGTTTTTGTGATTGCCGGAGTCGCGCTTTTCGAATTCGCGCGCGGCTGGCTGACTTGGGAAAGAATCCAAGGTTGGTGGAATTGGTATGTCAGTGCGCCCGGCTGGTGGAATCACACCATCACGATTTTTGTTTTCGTGACAACAGCCTGGTTCATCTGGGACATCGTGAAGTATTCCGTCCGCCTCGCCTACCAGTTGCAATGGGCGCGCGGTTTGGTCTGCCTGAAAGTGACACAACCGCGGCAAGAAACTCACAAAGACCGCGAAGAAGCGACTGAAAAAGATTTCCGCGAAAAAATCGGCGTGATGGAGCAACTCTACCGCGCACTCCACGAAATCAGTGAAATGAACCTCGGCAACATTATTCGCTCAGCAATCTTCGGAACTGATCTCGTGAGCTTCGAATTTTTTTACGAAAAAGACAAAATTAATTTTTATGTCATCACAAATAAATATTATGCGGGCGTCGTCGAAAAACAGATTACGAGTTTTTATCCCGACGCCTATGTCGAGCCGATGAAAGAATTGCCCGAGCCGGCACCAAAGAAATCCCACGCGAAGTGCTTTTTCTTTTACCAGAAAATGCCGAGCTGGCGACCATTCAAAACTTACAAAGTCGTCGAAAATGACCCGCTCAATTCGCTGACCAATGTTTTGTCAAAATTGAGAACTGAAGATCGCGCGAGCGTGCAGCTCGTCATCCGTCCACGCAAAGGCAGCCACCTAATCGGCGGCTGGCAAAAATCCGCACGCAAAGCTCTAAACCGTGAACTGCTCAAGAAGAAGAAAAGTATCGGCATCCCCGGTCTCGGTTGGCTGGTTTCGCTGATCAAAGTATTCGTGCTCGGCAATGACGCCGCCATCAGTGAACTCGGCACGAATCAGCCCGGCGCGAGCGGCGGCGATCCATTCACTGTCCGCGATCAAGCCACTGACGAAAGCTTGAAACAGGCTGGTGAAAAAATCGCGCAACCGGCCTTCGACACGCTGATTCGCATCGTCGGCGCGAGCGACAGCGAAGCTGCAGCCGAGCAAATCACGAATGGACTCGCGACGGCTTTCGGCATGTACAAAAATGAATATCTGAATTGGCTGCAAAATCGCCGCATGATTTTCCTAGATTTTTTGAATGACGGCTGGATGCTGTTTAATTTCCGCAAAAGATTACCGGCGCAGGGCGTCTGGCCCATCACGGAAAAAGAATGCCTGCTTGTGCCAACTGAACTCGCGAGCATTTTTCATTTCCCGACGAGCCGCTATAATTTCACGCCACTGATCGAATGGCTGAAATACAAGATTCTGCCACCGCCGGTGAATTTGCCGAAGAAAGAAGACGCGCCGCTCTTGATCGGTCTGAATAAATATCGCGGCGAAACGAAAGAAGTGCGCATCAAACCGGACGACCGCACGCGCCACTTTTATATGATTGGAAAATCCGGTTCAGGTAAATCCGCTTTGATTTCTTACATGGCGCGTCAGGACATCGCGAATGGCGATGGTGTCGGCGTCGTCGATCCGCACGGTGATTTGATCGAAGACATTTTGAAATACATTCCGAAAGAACGCGCGAAGGATGTCATCATCTTCAACCCCGCCGACCTCGAACGACCGATGGGGCTCAATTTGCTCGAAGCGAAAACGGCGGAAGAAAAAGATTTCGCCTCGCTTTCCGCGATGCAAATTTTTATCAAGCTTTTCGGCAGCGAAATTTTTGGACCGCGCATCCAGCATTATTTCAGAAATGGCTGCCTCACGCTCATGGACGACGAAGAAGAGGGCGCGACTCTAATCGACCTCCCCCGCCTCTTCACCGACGACGAATTCAGTCAGTACAAAATCTCGAAAATTAAAAATCCGGTCGTCCGCAGCTTCTGGGATCGGGAAATGGCGAAGACCGGCGCGCGCGAAAAAGAGGAAATGATTCCGTATTTCTCGGCGAAATTCGGACCCTTCATCACGAACACGATGATGCGCAACATCATCGGTCAGAAACATTCGGCTTTTGATTTCCGCAAAGTCATGGACGAGAAAAAAATTATTCTCGTGAACTTGTCGAAGGGTGCAGTCGGCGACATCAACGCGCAGCTACTCGGACTCATCATCGTGAATAAATTGCAGATGGCGGCGATGAGTCGCGTCGATGTACCGGAAGAAGAGCGGCCAAATTTCTGGCTGTATGTCGATGAATTTCAAAATTTCGCGACCGATGCTTTTGCGACGATTCTCTCCGAAGCGCGTAAATATCACCTCGGACTCATCATCGCGCACCAATACATCGGTCAGCTCACGCACCAGAGCGGTCCCGAGGGTGGCTCACGCGAAGATCCAACTATTCGCGACGCTGTCTTCGGTAATGTGGGCACGATGATGAACTTCAAAATCGGTGCTGCCGACGCGGAATACATGGCGAAAGAATACGCGCCACTTTTGAGTGATCAAGATGTCATCAACATCGCGAATTATTCGGCGTACATCAAATTGAACATCGACAACACGACGAGCCGACCATTTTCGATGTCGACTGTCTGGGACGAGACAGGTAAAAATGAAAAAGTCGCCGGACTAATCAAAGAATATTCGCGCTTGAAATATGGACGCAAACGCGAATTCGTCGATCAGGAAATTTCGGCGCGCATCGGCATCGACCTCGAAGCGCAACTCGCGAATGTCAAAGACAAGGCTTTCGCGAAATTGCCGGACGAGCTCGAGCAACCACCACTCGCCGGGGCACCCGTCGAGGCAATTGATAAACAAAAAGTCGCAGCCATGGAACAAGCGCTCATCGCAAAAACAGCGAGAGAAAAAACTACGAATGGAGATGGAGATAAAAACAACCTGACTAAATGA
- a CDS encoding riboflavin kinase has product MRFSGKIIPGRGIGRTLGFPTLNFELPENFPSESGVFAARLFLDEKVWPAILFFGKRATFDDEKTLEIHVLTKFTESPPEAAFEILAKIRAGRKFDSAEELKKQIEKDCATAREILGISH; this is encoded by the coding sequence ATGCGTTTTTCGGGGAAAATTATCCCGGGTCGCGGTATCGGTCGGACGCTTGGTTTTCCGACTTTGAATTTTGAGCTGCCGGAAAATTTTCCAAGCGAGTCGGGCGTGTTCGCTGCCCGCCTTTTTCTGGACGAAAAAGTCTGGCCGGCGATTTTATTTTTCGGCAAGCGCGCAACTTTTGACGACGAAAAAACGCTCGAGATTCATGTTCTGACGAAATTCACTGAATCACCGCCGGAAGCCGCATTCGAGATTTTGGCGAAAATTCGTGCAGGACGAAAATTTGATTCAGCGGAAGAACTGAAAAAACAGATTGAAAAAGATTGTGCGACTGCACGCGAAATTTTAGGTATATCACATTAA
- a CDS encoding UDP-N-acetylmuramoyl-L-alanyl-D-glutamate--2,6-diaminopimelate ligase, translating to MLAKIKNLISPTNPLRLTWHFLWGVGAAVFYGFPAKKITVIGITGTNGKTTTANLVARILEANGERVALATTINFWLGDKKWDNLTKMTSLGRGGVQKFLRRAVEANCSYAVIEVSSHALTQNRVWGVNFSAAILTNITHDHLDFHGNFENYAAAKEQLFWRLAQDQTSGEKIAILPAEDPSVERFLRIPEIGIVTFGLKKGDLRAENLTVRENSQTFDVIGMEEKFAIKTKLLGNFNVANILAASALALALKIRPTIIRKVFRNLKPLPGRLETVEAGQNFRVVVDFAHTPDALEKLLRTFRAVTPGKLWLVFGATGDRDRTKRPVMGTLASKFADEIVLTSDDPFTENPEKIIFEVREGVTREEGAGFTIESDRKKAIHFALMNAEKGDTVLLAGKGCEQFQVIGTKKIPWDDREIARKILEKRFAKRPKSKRI from the coding sequence GTGCTCGCTAAAATTAAAAATTTAATTTCGCCAACTAATCCCCTGCGCCTAACATGGCATTTTTTGTGGGGCGTCGGCGCGGCGGTTTTTTACGGATTTCCTGCGAAGAAAATCACGGTCATCGGCATCACGGGCACGAATGGTAAAACCACCACAGCGAATCTCGTCGCGCGAATCCTCGAAGCAAATGGTGAGCGCGTCGCGCTCGCGACGACGATTAATTTTTGGCTCGGCGATAAGAAGTGGGACAACCTGACGAAAATGACTTCGCTCGGTCGCGGCGGCGTGCAGAAATTTTTGCGCCGAGCGGTCGAGGCGAATTGCAGCTACGCCGTGATCGAAGTTTCGAGTCATGCGCTGACGCAAAATCGTGTCTGGGGCGTAAATTTCAGCGCCGCGATTTTGACCAACATCACACACGATCACCTCGACTTCCACGGCAATTTTGAAAATTATGCCGCGGCGAAAGAGCAGCTTTTTTGGCGGCTGGCGCAAGATCAAACGAGTGGTGAAAAAATCGCCATCCTGCCAGCGGAAGACCCGAGTGTCGAACGATTTTTACGCATTCCGGAAATCGGCATCGTCACCTTCGGACTGAAAAAGGGTGACCTGCGTGCCGAGAATCTCACCGTGCGCGAAAATTCGCAGACTTTCGATGTCATCGGCATGGAAGAAAAATTCGCAATCAAGACCAAACTTTTGGGTAATTTCAATGTCGCGAATATTCTCGCCGCGAGCGCGCTCGCCCTCGCCTTGAAAATTCGACCGACAATTATCCGCAAAGTTTTTCGCAATCTGAAGCCACTGCCGGGACGACTCGAGACCGTCGAGGCCGGACAAAATTTCCGCGTCGTCGTCGACTTCGCGCACACGCCCGACGCGCTCGAGAAATTGCTGCGGACATTTCGCGCGGTCACACCCGGGAAATTATGGCTCGTCTTCGGCGCGACCGGCGATCGCGATCGCACGAAGCGCCCCGTGATGGGCACACTCGCGAGCAAATTTGCGGATGAAATTGTTTTGACGAGCGACGATCCTTTCACTGAAAATCCGGAGAAAATTATTTTCGAAGTCCGCGAAGGCGTGACGCGTGAAGAAGGCGCGGGCTTCACGATCGAATCCGACCGAAAAAAGGCGATCCATTTCGCTCTGATGAACGCGGAGAAAGGCGACACGGTGCTGCTCGCTGGCAAAGGCTGCGAACAATTTCAAGTCATCGGCACGAAAAAAATTCCCTGGGACGATCGCGAGATTGCGCGCAAAATTCTAGAGAAACGCTTCGCGAAGCGACCGAAATCAAAGAGAATTTAG
- the leuB gene encoding 3-isopropylmalate dehydrogenase, translating to MNQKSYKIAVLPGDGIGPEVMVEAKKVLEAVGAKFSIGFEFDEQLVGGAAIDAVGEALPAETLAACEKSDAILFGSVGGEKWNALPPEKRPEVGALLPLRKHFDLFANIRPAGVLPMLRNSSPLKPEIIGDGFSFTVIRELTGDVYFGAKERGADFASDLMIYRKNEVERIARVAFELAKKSRQKVTNIDKANVLATSQFWRKIVEEVHAREFPEIELEHLYIDNATMQLLVRPQRFDIVLAGNLFGDILSDEAAQISGSIGLQASASINAKKFGLFEPMGGSAPDIAGQGIANPIAQIGSAAMMLDISFGELAAVKAIKQAILATLESGLRTGDIFTGTTGEQKVSTKEMGDAIIKNLK from the coding sequence ATGAATCAAAAATCTTACAAAATCGCAGTTTTGCCAGGGGACGGTATCGGCCCCGAAGTCATGGTCGAGGCGAAGAAAGTCCTGGAGGCAGTCGGCGCGAAATTCTCAATTGGTTTCGAATTCGATGAGCAATTAGTCGGCGGTGCGGCGATTGATGCGGTCGGGGAGGCTCTGCCGGCTGAGACTTTGGCAGCTTGTGAAAAATCCGACGCGATTCTCTTCGGCTCGGTCGGTGGTGAGAAGTGGAATGCGTTGCCGCCGGAAAAACGCCCAGAGGTCGGCGCGCTGCTGCCGCTGCGCAAACACTTCGATCTTTTCGCGAATATTCGTCCGGCAGGCGTGCTGCCGATGTTGCGCAATTCTTCACCACTCAAGCCGGAAATTATCGGCGACGGTTTCAGCTTCACTGTGATTCGTGAATTGACTGGCGATGTTTACTTCGGCGCGAAAGAGCGGGGCGCAGATTTCGCGAGCGACTTGATGATTTACCGTAAAAATGAAGTTGAGCGCATCGCGCGCGTCGCTTTCGAACTAGCCAAAAAATCGCGTCAGAAAGTGACGAACATCGACAAGGCAAATGTGCTCGCGACTTCCCAATTTTGGCGCAAGATTGTCGAGGAAGTTCACGCGCGAGAATTTCCTGAGATTGAGCTCGAGCATCTGTACATCGACAACGCGACGATGCAGCTGCTCGTTCGTCCGCAGCGATTCGACATCGTCCTCGCTGGCAATCTTTTCGGCGACATTCTTTCTGACGAGGCGGCGCAGATTTCGGGTTCGATCGGGCTGCAAGCTTCGGCTTCGATCAATGCGAAAAAGTTCGGACTCTTCGAGCCGATGGGTGGCAGTGCGCCGGACATCGCGGGACAGGGAATCGCGAATCCAATCGCGCAAATTGGTTCGGCGGCGATGATGCTCGATATTTCCTTCGGCGAATTGGCTGCGGTAAAAGCGATTAAGCAAGCAATCCTCGCGACTTTGGAATCAGGTCTGCGTACGGGTGATATTTTCACCGGCACCACTGGCGAGCAAAAAGTTTCTACCAAAGAAATGGGTGATGCAATTATTAAAAATTTAAAATGA
- a CDS encoding non-canonical purine NTP pyrophosphatase, translated as MANEGVWSAFLVKLSRHFTIFSLKFQLLLATANPSKARELSAALADLDCEILTLKDFPKITLPPEDGAAFEENARIKAEFCCAQTGLPALADDSGILVEALPGELGVQTVRFGAGENASDEDWLAHFLARMENKKNRRAKFVCVLALANPPARFARLPFCQRGIEGGFGKTLFFRGEVTGEILEKIGAPILPRIPLSSVFRADGAEKVFAAMNKSEKAQFSHRGKAVEKLLNFLDKNH; from the coding sequence GTGGCGAACGAAGGCGTATGGTCTGCATTTTTAGTAAAGTTATCGCGTCATTTTACCATTTTTAGCCTGAAATTTCAATTACTGCTCGCGACCGCGAATCCATCGAAGGCGCGTGAACTCAGTGCCGCGCTCGCTGATTTGGACTGTGAAATCCTGACTCTGAAAGATTTTCCAAAAATAACATTACCGCCGGAAGATGGCGCGGCGTTCGAGGAAAACGCGCGGATCAAAGCGGAATTTTGCTGCGCACAAACAGGACTCCCCGCACTCGCCGACGATTCCGGCATCCTGGTCGAGGCACTGCCGGGCGAGCTCGGCGTGCAGACTGTCCGCTTTGGCGCGGGCGAAAACGCCAGTGACGAGGACTGGCTCGCGCATTTTTTGGCGAGAATGGAGAACAAGAAAAATCGTCGAGCCAAATTTGTTTGTGTCCTGGCTCTGGCAAATCCCCCTGCTCGCTTTGCTCGCCTCCCCTTTTGCCAAAGGGGGATTGAGGGGGGTTTTGGAAAAACGCTTTTTTTTCGCGGCGAAGTGACGGGCGAGATTTTGGAAAAAATCGGCGCGCCGATTTTGCCGCGCATTCCCCTCTCCTCCGTCTTCCGCGCCGACGGTGCCGAGAAAGTTTTTGCTGCTATGAATAAAAGTGAAAAGGCACAATTCAGCCACCGCGGAAAAGCAGTCGAGAAATTGCTAAATTTTTTAGACAAAAATCACTGA
- a CDS encoding uracil-DNA glycosylase: MDTATKSVELAKIAAEIAVCRNCKLCEKRSKTVPGSGSPNAEILFIGEGPGKSEDLQGEPFVGAAGKFLNEMLASIGLARADIFIANVVKCRPPENRDPEPIEVETCWPFLARQIEIIQPKLIATLGRHSMNRFLPGLKISAAHGQPKRRQDGQVFLPLYHPAAALYSPSQRIVHLADFAKIPAILKKLESRSTNF, encoded by the coding sequence ATGGACACAGCAACAAAATCCGTTGAACTCGCGAAAATCGCTGCAGAAATAGCGGTTTGTCGCAATTGCAAACTTTGCGAAAAACGCAGCAAGACTGTCCCCGGCTCGGGCAGCCCGAATGCAGAAATTCTTTTCATCGGCGAAGGTCCCGGTAAGTCGGAAGACCTGCAGGGCGAACCCTTCGTCGGTGCGGCGGGAAAATTTTTGAATGAAATGCTCGCCTCCATCGGACTCGCGCGCGCGGATATTTTCATCGCCAATGTCGTGAAGTGTCGTCCGCCAGAAAATCGCGATCCCGAGCCAATCGAAGTCGAAACTTGCTGGCCTTTCCTCGCTCGGCAAATTGAGATTATCCAGCCAAAATTAATCGCAACACTCGGTCGACATTCGATGAATCGTTTCTTGCCGGGACTCAAAATCTCAGCCGCACACGGTCAGCCCAAACGCCGCCAAGACGGACAAGTTTTTTTACCGCTTTATCATCCTGCCGCCGCGCTGTATTCGCCGAGTCAAAGAATCGTACATCTCGCCGATTTTGCTAAAATTCCGGCGATTCTAAAAAAATTGGAGAGTCGGTCGACTAATTTTTAA
- the pheS gene encoding phenylalanine--tRNA ligase subunit alpha, whose product MIEKLKTLSVEALAKIAASTDTESLRAVELEFLGRKGRLTEILRGLKDLSGEEKGQVGKLSNEVKIEIESAIAAKFGELEHAKFAKLAETEWIDPTQPGEKTERGTLHPLTQFIREAEKVFEKMGFAVATGPQIEDDFHNFTALNIPADHPARDSQDTLFLENADGKMLRTQTSSVQIRWMQEHKPPFRIVAPGRVFRKDDFDASHSPMFHQLEGLVVDRDISLANMKAVMEEAVRQLINPDAKFRFRTSYFPFVEPGLEMDMSCTICSGKGCAACKKTGWIEIVGCGLVHPNVLKNVGVDATQWSGFAFGFGLDRMVMLRHEIKDLRLVFENDLRFLQQF is encoded by the coding sequence ATGATTGAAAAATTGAAGACGCTCTCTGTCGAAGCCCTCGCGAAAATCGCCGCTTCGACGGATACCGAAAGCCTACGCGCCGTCGAGCTGGAATTTCTCGGTCGCAAAGGTCGGCTGACGGAAATCCTGCGCGGACTGAAAGATCTGTCAGGCGAGGAGAAAGGTCAAGTCGGCAAACTTTCGAATGAAGTCAAAATCGAAATCGAGTCAGCCATCGCCGCGAAATTCGGCGAACTCGAACACGCGAAATTCGCGAAGCTCGCCGAGACGGAATGGATCGATCCGACTCAGCCCGGTGAAAAAACGGAACGCGGCACGCTCCATCCGCTCACGCAATTCATTCGCGAGGCCGAAAAAGTTTTCGAAAAAATGGGTTTCGCCGTCGCGACCGGCCCGCAGATTGAGGACGATTTTCACAATTTCACTGCGCTCAATATCCCCGCCGATCACCCCGCCCGCGATTCACAGGACACTTTGTTTCTCGAGAATGCGGATGGAAAAATGCTGCGGACGCAAACTTCGAGCGTCCAAATTCGCTGGATGCAAGAACACAAACCGCCATTTCGCATCGTCGCGCCCGGTCGCGTTTTTCGCAAAGATGATTTCGACGCGTCGCATTCGCCGATGTTTCACCAGCTCGAAGGCTTGGTCGTCGACAGGGACATTTCGCTCGCAAATATGAAAGCCGTGATGGAAGAAGCCGTCCGCCAGCTCATCAATCCTGACGCGAAATTTCGTTTTCGCACGAGCTATTTTCCCTTCGTCGAACCCGGGCTCGAGATGGACATGAGCTGCACGATTTGCAGCGGTAAAGGTTGTGCCGCCTGCAAAAAAACCGGCTGGATCGAAATCGTCGGTTGCGGTCTCGTCCACCCGAATGTTTTGAAAAATGTCGGCGTCGATGCGACGCAGTGGAGCGGCTTCGCCTTCGGCTTCGGGCTCGATCGCATGGTGATGCTGCGCCACGAGATCAAAGATCTGCGACTGGTCTTCGAGAATGATTTGAGATTTTTACAGCAATTCTAA